The following nucleotide sequence is from Bacteroidales bacterium.
TTTCTACGGAATGATTTTTGAAGAGAGCTACATATACGGCTCTGGCGCAGAACCCGCTGCAATTTTCCCAGCTAACGGCGGATACGCAGGATTTTTACAAGGGAAAGTCGTAGATATGCTATATTTCCCTATAATAGAAGGGCATTATCCTTCATGGTTCCCATTTAATGCTGGAGAAGAATTTATATTTTTCAGACCAGTATTTAATCTTTCCGACAGCTACATATCAATTGCTGTAGTAATTATTCTTGTTTTCCAAAGAAAAATATTTGGTAAACAAAAATAAATTAAAGCAAAAATTTAAAAAAAAATTATAACAAAATCTACAAGCATAATGAAAGCAACAAATTCTGAAGACGACAACTCTCAACAAATTAACTATAATAAATTATTTGATGGAATTCGTGGTTTCAAAGCTAATGAGCATATTCCGCGTAAAGAATTTTTTTCACAAATAAGTAATCATCAAAATCCTCATACTCTTTTTATTGGCTGCTCTGATTCTCGCGTAATACCAAATTTGGTTACAAGTACCATTCCCGGTGAATTATTTGTTGTACGCAATATTGGCAATTTCGTGCCTTTTTATGATAAAAATTCCGAGACATTTGTAGCAACTTCAGCGGTAATAGAATATGCCGTTAAGCATTTAGGAGTAACAAATATAGTTGTTTGCGGGCACTCAAATTGTGGCGGCTGCGAAGCACTTTATAAAAGCAAAAAGGATATGAAGCAGCTACCACACACCCAAAAATGGCTTGAACTAGCAGCTCCCGTAAAAAAAATAGTGGAAGATAAATTAGCAAAAAACATAATCTCCATAGAAGACCGCAGCACATATACGGAACAAATGAACGTAGTCGTGCAAATTGACCACCTAATGAAATATCCTTATATAAAGAAAGCTGTAAAAGAAGGCAAACTCACCATAATGGGCTGGTGGTATCATATAGACGAAGGAGACGTTTATAATTATGATAGAAAGCTTAAAAGATTTGTAAAAGTGGACTAAGTTGGAAATGATTGTTTAAGGCAATTTGCTATCAAACTTCAAAGTTCTATTACATTTTAATATTATTCATCAAGCATTTTTTCATAAATTTTTTCCACAATATCATTTAATTCTGTGTAAAAATCTTCTATTTCTGACTTTGAAGGCTTTTTGCTCCTCCACTTGCTTAATTTCTTTTCCGTTTCGTCAATAATATTTTTCTCAATAGGCTCAATAATCTGTATATATCCCTTGTTTTCTTTATTTACCAATTTGGATATTTTTAAATAATGGTATCCATCAGAATTATCTATTGGGTAGCATTCTTTAAATAAGCGCCTATTATATTCATTTAGCTTTGAATTTTTTATTGAATCATTGTAAATTACTGCGTTTGGCAATTCTGCTTCACTTACCCATAGCGGCAAAGCTATGCATGTGTTTGGAAAACCTATCATTGTCCACATTGTAGTAAATTGTGGCGATTCATTGTTTTTAACTCCTTGAACAACTATACATGACGCAGAACCATGGCTTGTAATTAAATTATCAGAATGTATAAACTTATCACTAGCTGCTTCTTTTTCATACATTTCTCTGTAATTATTTTCTGTTATAGGATTATACAAGCATCTTGAGAAATTTTGTATTATATCGCGGTAATCAATGAGATTTTCTTTTATTGCTTTGTCAAAAAGAAGTTTTGCCGTTTGTAGCCTTATAAAACCATGTCCCATATTCGGTTTTCCTGTTTCTGAAAAATTTGTTCTTAATATAAATCCGTCTGGAGCAACATTTGGGTCGTTTGCGTCAAATTTTGTCCAAGTGTAATTATTCACTTCGTAAAAAGCAGCTCCGCCTTTTGCGTCTATCACCCCAAAATGAGTTGCTAATCCACTTGGTTTGGGCAAATCATTAAGTAATTTTTCAAAATCTTTCAAAGTTTTGCACAACTCCAATGCTTTTTTCATAACGATGCCTTCCTTATCCTTAACTTTTGCACTGTCGTTAATATTTACGTTGTATGACGCACTATTCATAATTGCAAAGCCCACTTCGTTGTTTCCTCCCCAAACTTCGCTTGCTAAGCTGTCCTTAGAATTAACAATTCCTATAAAAGCATATTTACCTTTTTGGGCAGAAAATTTCTTTGCGTAGTTTTTTAAAAAATCGCTGTCTCTCAGCTTCCAAATTATCGGGCGACCATCTTTTGTGGCTTTTCCTGATATTACAGCAGTTGTACAGCAATAAACATCTTTCAAAAAAAAGAAAAAAATTATAATAAAAAAACACTTAGCGATTTTCATAACACAATGATTATAAGCAAGTTGTATTTTGATGCGATATATATATTACTGTATTAAACTTTTATTTCTCAATATGCTTTATTGAGCCATTAAGCGGATTAAATATTATCTTTTTCACATTTTCAGGCAAAATGCCGATAGTGCCAAGTTGGCTTATAAAAACCTTTTCAGAAATAACTAAATTAGCATTTCCATTAAAAATATTTAAAACACATGTTTCTGGAATAGAATATAATAAGCTTCTATAAGATTTCTTTTTTTCCATTTTCGTAACAGGTATTACATCTGTGTATTTTTCAGGAATAATGCTGTAGTAATAGTTATTTGTAGGCATTAAACTATCTTCGTTAAAATTCAATCCACTATTTGAATTTATAGAAAATAAAAAGTCGTTTTGTTCGATTTTAGAAGGATCTATAATAATTTGAAAAGTCAAATCTTGCTCAAAAGTTTTGCCTGTAAACAAACTTGTGTAATCCATCAGTTGCTTGTCTAATTCCAAAATCATCATAGCTAGAGTGTTTTTATCATAATTCACTTCTTGATAGCCCGAAATAAGCTTCATTTTGTTATCAGCAATAAGTTCAATATAATTTGCAGCGTCTCTGGCTTTATCTTCTAATGATTTTTCAATAATTTTATGTTGCAAAATTTGCTTTTCAATGGTAATTGTATCCACAATCATTTTTTCAATAATTGTATCTGTGCGAACCTGAGTATTTCCCACCGCAAAATGCTCAAAATCGTCAAAATTTACATTTTGGGATATGTTTTTAATATTTTTATAATTGTTTGAGCTATTATTTACAAAATCGCCATCACAATTTAGAGCTAAAATATTACCATTATCATCTAAATCAATAATAAAATTATCTTTCTTTGCCAACTTTGAAGTTTGTATATAATATAATTTTGAAGTGTCTGGTATAGAAAAAACATTGTATTTTATGTTTTGCAATGAATATTCTACTTTATTTTCTTGTATTACATTATTTATGCCCGTAAATTTTGACGAATATTCAAAAAATGGACCTTTAAAATAACGTGTTTCTTTAATAGAAACATCAATAGCTATCATTGTTTTTGGTAGAAAATAAAAAACACCTTCTTTTTTTATTTTAGTATCATTCTTTACGCTTATTACCTTTAAAGAGCTAGTACAAGCCCCTAAAAACACCATTAAAAAGAAAATAAAAACTATACGCATAACCTTTTCAAATTTTTCAAAATTACTGAAATTTATTATTAAATAAACTATTTTTAAAACAAATATATTACATATTTATATTATATTTGCAAGTAGGCAATTTGTTATTTGAATTTGCTTTCTATTTTTAACAACATAAATTAAAACAAAACAATCATGAAAAAAACAAATTTATTATTACTTTTTGCTCTTGTAACAGTTTTATTTACAGCATGCAAAAAAGATCCACCTGAAAATTCAACCACTAATCCAACTGGAATTTCACAAACTGCAACAATTTCAGGTTTAGTTGTAGATTTAAACAAAGAACCTATTCCTAATGTAGCCGTAAGTATTCAAGGCACAAGCCTAACAAAAACTACAGACCAATATGGTGCTTTTTATTTCCACAATGTGCCAGTACCTAAAAAAGTTTCATTGCTGTTTACAAAAGACGGCTATATGAAAGTAGCTCGTTCAGAGGAAACTAATAAGAAAAATATTGCAATAAATGCAATGATGATACCTACATTTTCAGCAATAAGCACTAGCGACAATTTCCAAGCAAATACCGGAGGTTCTGTTGAGTTGCCTGCTCATAAAAGCAAAGTAACCATACCTGCAAATGCTTTAGTTGACAAAAATGGTAATGCTTATACTGGCGACTGCCAAATCAATCTTGGATATCTAGACCCAAGCACCCCCGAATTTACCACATTAATACCCGGTGGTGATATGACTGCTATTAATTCAGAAAATAAAAACGGTATAATATATGCTTATGGTATTATTAAAGTTGAAATGACTGATCCTAGCGGCAATCCTCTACAACTAGACAAAACAAAAAAGGCAACAGCTTCTATTGAAGTAGGTGTGCCAAGCTCAATGCTTAGTAGCGCTCCTGCAACAATTCCACTTTGGTATTTTGATGAAGTAAAAGGCGTTTGGATTGAAGAAGGTTCAGCAACATTAAGCGGCGACAGATATGTTGGAACTGTTACCCACTTTACTGACTGGAACTGCGATGTATGGTCTCCTACCCAAGCTACAATTACAGGTAAAGTAACTGATAATACTGGCGAGCCATGTCCAGGTGTTGTTATTCATACAGGACAATCATCTACAATTACCGATAATAATGGAGAATATTCAAGAAGAGTACCAGCTGGCTTTGATTTAGATGTTTATATCAAAGATTATCACGGAATAAATAAAAGTGTAAATGTTGGCGTTTTATCTGAAGGTGAAACAAAAACTGTTAATTTTACTATTTCGCTAAATAAAGTTAAAGGGAAAGCTGTAAACTGTAGTGGAACTGGCGTAGCTGCTACTGTTGGTCTTAACTGGGGAGGAAGTTACTCTTATGCTCAATCTGACAACGCTGGCAATTTCACTATTTTATTACCTGAAGATATTTGGTATGCAACTTTATGGGCTTACACAGGAAGTGGATATGCTGAAGAACCTGTTCCTCTCAACTTTATAGATGGAGTAGCTACAGTAGCTGACGTTTTTATTTGTGATATAAACACCGGACCTACTGAATTTACAATAAATGGAGGTGAATTTAATAATGTAAAATTAAATGATTTTAACGATGTGAAAACAGCCAAATATGTAGAATTTCAAGAACCCGGAATGCCAGAGTCTATAAAAATGCTTAATATTACTTTTGGAGGCACAGATGGATTTATTCATATAACTTTACCCAAAGGAGGAATTGGAAACTATACTGAAGCAGATGCTGCTGGTGATGGACAAGCTGCACATATGCTTAGAATTTCTTTTGAGGGAATTGGACCTGATCAGTTATATTTAGAACCTTCAAAATTTAACATTAGTATTACAAAATATGGAAATGTTGGACAACTAGTTGAAGGAACATTCTCTGCAACTTGTTCAACCTATGATAATCCTGGTATAACATATCAAATAACTAATGGGAAGTTTTCTGTTTTAAGAATTCCTGATGGTGATGGCTGGGGCAAAAAACACAAAAAATAAAAATATTTAAAAACTAAAAAGCTCTATGGTTTAAAAGACTATAGGGCTTTTTTATACTCCTAAATTAAGACATAGAATATGTTTTTCTATTGCCATTAAAATAACTAATTTTGTAGTAATGGAAAAAAAACTCATACGCATTGGCAATAACAATTCTCCAGTTTTAGTCAGCAACAATATAAAAAAAGACTTTAAACGATGGTGGCAGCTATCAATTGGCACACACAAAAAAACACCTATTATTATTATTGCTGATGAAGTTTTATACGATTATCATAACGAAACATTAGAATCGCTTTTTTTAGAAATCCCTGTTCAAATAATAGAATTAAGAAAAATAAAAAGCAGTGAGCAAATAAAATCACCGCAAATTGTATTAGAAATTTTAGAAGAGTGGAGCTCGAAAAACGTAACAAGAGACACCGTGATTATTTGCATTGGTGGTGGAACCATTACAGATTTAGGAGGCTTTTTATCTTCAATCTTTAAAAGAGGACTTAGGTGCGTATTTATTCCAACAACTCTATTAGCAATGACTGACGCTTCATTAGGTGGAAAAAATGCAATAAACCTTAATTACTCCAAAAACCAAGTTGGAACATTTTATTTGCCAAAGTTTACTATGATTTCGCCAGATTTCTTAGATAGCTTAAGCAAAGACAATTTAAGCTCCGGTTATGCAGAAATGATGAAGCATGCGATATTGCAAAATAAGAGCTTTACGAATAAAATGCTTAGCATAAACGACCTAAGCATCAAGCCTTCAACAAATCTATTGGTAGAAAGCATTAGATTCAAATTAAAAATAGTAAACAAAGACCCTAAAGAAAAAAAAGAACGGATATTTTTAAATCTCGGGCATACATTTGGGCACGCCTACGAAAGCTATTATTCTTATATTAACCAAAGTATTTCGCACGGAAACGCCGTTGCAAAGGGTTTAGCAGAAGCATTGTTTTTTTCATTCAAATTAAAAGGATTTAACGAAAAAACAATGTGCGACATAATTACTTGGATAAAAAAACATTATTCTTTAGATAGATTGCCTAATTACGAGCAAATATGCAACTTTATTAAAAAAGACAAAAAGCATATAAATTCCGGACTTAAACTTGTTTTATTAGAATCTATAGGAAGCCCAGAAACATTAGTAATTGAAGAAAAGTTATGTAAAGAAATTCACAGAGAATTTTTGGAGTTTATAGCAAATATTTAAGCAAAAAAAATCGAGAAATTTAATCTCGATTTTTTATTTATTTTAAAAATACAAAATTCTATTGTCTTTAATTTTTGCTTTTTTCTTAAGCGACCTAAACAATTCATAATTCACTTTTGATTGGAAGAATTGCTGTTTTTGTGCTTTAATCATATCTGCATTAGCCTCTTGAGCTTCTGTAATGTCATACACAGAATAAACTATAACAGATGATTCACCTTTTACAGGACTAGATATAACATTTTTTTGAGTTGTAGCTGAAATATTTCCAACAACCTCTGGCTCAGGTCCAAAGCTAGGCAATGAATAAGTTGAAAAAGTAACATCAAAAGAGTCTACACTAGCATTTATTTTGCTTGCTATTTCATCAATAGAATTTAAGCCACTTATGCTATTATTCATTTTGTCTAAAAGAATTTGAGCTTTCTTTTCCCTTTTAGCAAATGGTTCTACAAGATCTTTTACATCAGCGAATTTAACATTATCTTTATTTATTCTGTTTTTCAACACTGCAATAACATATTTAGACTCATTATCTAAAGTGAAAACGCCAGACACATCATCTTTTTCTGTTTTTTCATTATATGCCCAACGAACTATTTCACGACCATCTTCAACTCCCGGCACAGTATAATCAGTTGTGCGAACACGCTCTGCCAATCTTTTGTTATATCCTTTATCTACAATATTTTTTTCAAAAGCCTCAGCTGTTTTACTTTCTGCAGCAAAAACATTTGCTACATTATAAACAGAGTCTAAAGTTTCTTTACTTGGAAGAACTGATCTTTTTACTGTTGCAATTTTCACCTTGCTAATCGGTTTTGTTTTACCCATAACTTTAATTACATGGTATCCGAAATCTGATTCTACAACAGAAAAAGAGCCATTTGCACCATCAAGACACGCTTTATTAAACTCTGGCACCATGCTTCCTTCTTGAAACCATCCTAAATATCCACCATTTTGTATTGCTGATGGGTCGTTGCTATTAGCTTGAGCAACTTGTGCAAAAAGAGTACTATCCTTGCCTCTTACAACTGCTAAAAGACTATCAGCAATTTTTTTAGCTTCATCTTTTGTTCGAGTAACTTCCTGATCTGCACGCAAAGCTCCTTCATAAGCTATTAAAATATGAGCTGCTTTCAAAGAATCAGGAATTGATTTTCTTTCTAACAGTTTATGAATGAAGAAAATATTGTTTTCTAAATATGGTCTTACTGTAGTTCCTAACGAAGCATCAAATAATGTGTCAGCTTTTACTGGCAAATATTCACGTTTTACAAAAGAACTATCCCAAACATAATCTATATCTGAATTATAATTAATAAAGCTAACAATATCTTTATCTTCAACAGATTTTAATTGAGAAAAAACAGTATCAATATTGCTTTGAGCAACATCCATATCTTTAGAAGATGGTTTCACATCAAAAACAACAAAATCTATAGAAGCTAAATCTTCTTCATAAATAAAATTATATTTATGACTTTCATAATATTTTTTCATTTCGTCTTCTGTAACAGTAACAGTAGAGTCATTTATATCACTGTATCTTAAGCCCGTGTAAGCAACAGAGAACCTTTTGTTTTTATCAATATTATCTCTATCTACAAAAGCCTTAGGAATGTAAAACGCTTTATTAATAAGATTAATGTATTTCTGTTTGTACCTTTCCTCAATAATCATATTTTCATACATATGCCAGCTTTGCTGCACTTCATGGGGCTGTTGATCTAAATTTTCAATAAAATTAATCACTTGATTGCGATCGAAAACTCCAGTTTCAGGATTTGTAAACAATTGCATTACAATAGGATTTACAAAATATCCTGTAAACATATCTCCAATTTCAGCGTCGCTTAAAACTAATCCTAATTTTTCATATTCTTCTTTTAAGATTTCGTCTTCAACCATTTTCTCATAGACTTCATTGCTAATTTGGAAGTTAATGCTACCATTAAATTGCATATCATTACCATATTGCATCATGTATTGTTCTTTGCGATTTTCTAACTTATTAGTAAAATCAATGTAATCTATTTTTTCACCAAAAACTACAGCGAGAGGTTCTATTTTTCGCCTTCCTCCACTACCTGATGATAAAAAATCACTTAAAATAAAAAGCAAAAGAGCTACACCAATAATAGCAATTAAGAGCCCTGAGCGTTTTCTAATATTTCCTATTGTTGCCATTTAAAATTTATTTTAATTATAAAACGTCTGCAAAGTTAATTATTTTCGCAAAATAACTATTTGTTTTTGTAAAATTATTTATCTTTAATGGGAATTTCTCCTTTTGGCTTTAATATTTTATAGTTTTCAAACTTATCATCAGATTCAAAGCCGTCTCCCCAAATAATTTTATCTTTTGTAATAATTTTCACAAAAACATCCGAATAAATTCTATTATTTCTTTCGTCCCAAACAAGATGGTCTGTAAATAATTTTTCAGAATCAGCATTTACTACAACAACATCATACTTCACTTCAATAATTCCTGTTTGATCAAATTTTTCTCCATATTTTGCAGATAATTTAGATTCTTCAGCGCCTACAGAATCATAAAAAATAACATTCAGACCCAATGGTAATTTTGTAACGCCTCTAACTTGTTTATTATCATAGCGTTTTAAAGAAGGAGTTTTTAATTTTGCTCTTACAATTCCGCTATCGCTATAAAAAACTGTTACATCCTTAGCTTGCTCTATTGGCAAAGTATCTTGAATATTCATTTCTTCGATTTTTTTCATCGAATTTCCACAAGAAAAAAGTATTGCGACTAAATACATAGCCGCAATAAATTTAAAAGTTTTAATAAAGTAATTTCTTTTTTTAGTCAACACTTCTAATAATAGTTGATTCTGTATACCAGCAAGAAACTGTATATGAAGAGCCTTTAGTGAAATTATAGAAGAAAAGATCTTCAGTTTTTGGGAAATTTGCATAAGCAGAGCTATATCTTTGTGTTGCCAAATTAATTACATCTGGATTTGTAGAAACAGCCTTTGCTCTAGCATATTTATCAGCTGCTGCCCACGCACCTGCTCGTTTTGTAACAGGATTATCTCCACAGCTTCCTGCAGTATTTAGATACAAATCTCCTATCACAATATAAGGCATTCCATCAGTAGGATCTAATTCTGCTGAACGCAATGCTGCTGATTTAGCATTTGCATATTGACCAGCATTTCTATAAGCTTCAGCTAAAACCAAATATGCATCAGCTTTTTTAAGTGGGTCTTCAATTCCATTTACAGCGTCATTAAGCAAACGAATGGCATTAGCATGCTGACCTGCTTTTATGTATGATTTTCCTAAAACATAAGCTCCTTCTGGTGTTGGGCTTAACTTATAAGCTTCTTCTGCTGTTTTAAAATATAAAGGATCACTTGTGCAATTTTTTCTCTCCATTAATTGAGTTAAATTAACCAACCATTTTAAATCTGATTTTTTATTTTCAAATTTATCATTGTTTATTTTAATAATTTGATCACAAGTAGCCCATGGGTCAAACAAGCTATTAATATTGCTTTCAGCTATTGTGTAAGAATTGATTTTTTTATTTATTTTAACAGAGTCTGCAGGATT
It contains:
- a CDS encoding 3-dehydroquinate synthase; this translates as MEKKLIRIGNNNSPVLVSNNIKKDFKRWWQLSIGTHKKTPIIIIADEVLYDYHNETLESLFLEIPVQIIELRKIKSSEQIKSPQIVLEILEEWSSKNVTRDTVIICIGGGTITDLGGFLSSIFKRGLRCVFIPTTLLAMTDASLGGKNAINLNYSKNQVGTFYLPKFTMISPDFLDSLSKDNLSSGYAEMMKHAILQNKSFTNKMLSINDLSIKPSTNLLVESIRFKLKIVNKDPKEKKERIFLNLGHTFGHAYESYYSYINQSISHGNAVAKGLAEALFFSFKLKGFNEKTMCDIITWIKKHYSLDRLPNYEQICNFIKKDKKHINSGLKLVLLESIGSPETLVIEEKLCKEIHREFLEFIANI
- a CDS encoding carbonic anhydrase; the encoded protein is MKATNSEDDNSQQINYNKLFDGIRGFKANEHIPRKEFFSQISNHQNPHTLFIGCSDSRVIPNLVTSTIPGELFVVRNIGNFVPFYDKNSETFVATSAVIEYAVKHLGVTNIVVCGHSNCGGCEALYKSKKDMKQLPHTQKWLELAAPVKKIVEDKLAKNIISIEDRSTYTEQMNVVVQIDHLMKYPYIKKAVKEGKLTIMGWWYHIDEGDVYNYDRKLKRFVKVD
- the lptC gene encoding LPS export ABC transporter periplasmic protein LptC; protein product: MYLVAILFSCGNSMKKIEEMNIQDTLPIEQAKDVTVFYSDSGIVRAKLKTPSLKRYDNKQVRGVTKLPLGLNVIFYDSVGAEESKLSAKYGEKFDQTGIIEVKYDVVVVNADSEKLFTDHLVWDERNNRIYSDVFVKIITKDKIIWGDGFESDDKFENYKILKPKGEIPIKDK
- a CDS encoding DUF4831 family protein; its protein translation is MRIVFIFFLMVFLGACTSSLKVISVKNDTKIKKEGVFYFLPKTMIAIDVSIKETRYFKGPFFEYSSKFTGINNVIQENKVEYSLQNIKYNVFSIPDTSKLYYIQTSKLAKKDNFIIDLDDNGNILALNCDGDFVNNSSNNYKNIKNISQNVNFDDFEHFAVGNTQVRTDTIIEKMIVDTITIEKQILQHKIIEKSLEDKARDAANYIELIADNKMKLISGYQEVNYDKNTLAMMILELDKQLMDYTSLFTGKTFEQDLTFQIIIDPSKIEQNDFLFSINSNSGLNFNEDSLMPTNNYYYSIIPEKYTDVIPVTKMEKKKSYRSLLYSIPETCVLNIFNGNANLVISEKVFISQLGTIGILPENVKKIIFNPLNGSIKHIEK